In a genomic window of Nothobranchius furzeri strain GRZ-AD chromosome 14, NfurGRZ-RIMD1, whole genome shotgun sequence:
- the nme9 gene encoding thioredoxin domain-containing protein 6 isoform X1 — translation MAGKKKEAILQVSVTNQEQWTEMMATKGLTVVDVYQQWCGPCRAVVSLLRKIKNELSDDMLHFATVSPGQVFKSYSWRNWSIVFVEEQICMCLCVMQADADSIDALERYRGKCEPTFLFYGGGELVAVLRGANAPMLQRLIVEELAKEKLVLEQGGGRKVVKDDALLDDEIKEEEKTLQQSEVEDSRTVSACEPYTVAIIKPDAVAQGKTNEILTKIQEAGFEILACEERTLTEAEARDFYQHRAAETCFEDLVRFMAGGPSRILVLSHTEGSASVIPAWREFIGPADIEEARREKPESLRAQYGTQTLFNAVHGSKDSDQASRELAFFFPNFRTTSAVEQDGEEGRVERTLALIRPDVAMENRDEILAQIQKLGFTVALQREVLLTEEQVRRFYLQHVDEDYFPALLRSMTSGPVLALALAREGAVLHWKNSLGPPDLDKAKEESPECLRAQFAVDNEPINQLHGSASPEEAEQEISFFFPKQQTLAVIKPDAMDEHRDVILEEIRGRGFTVTRLKETVLSREMAEEFYKEHREKPFFSQLVDFMCRGPCMMLVLTKENAVEEWRALMGPTDPQKAKETSPESLRARFAADVLHNSVHGSSSEQHAEEKIRFIFGDISTEAALSADEESDVTISAEELGSPAYLNKEMSRSSAADIHNDSSS, via the exons ATGGCAGGAAAGAAGAAAGAGGCGATCCTACAG GTATCAGTCACAAACCAAGAACAGTGGACAGAAATGATGGCTACTAAGGGCTTAACAG TTGTAGATGTTTACCAACAGTGGTGTGGCCCCTGTCGAGCTGTGGTCAGCCTCCTGCGGAAAATAAAGAACGAACTGAGTGATGACATGTTGCATTTTGCAACTGTAAGCCCTGGACAGGTTTTTAAATCTTATAGTTGGAGAAACTGGAGCATTGTTTTTGTGGAGGAGCAGATctgcatgtgtctgtgtgtgatgcAGGCTGATGCTGACAGCATTGATGCTCTGGAAAGGTATCGAGGAAAATGCGAGCCCACTTTCCTCTTCTACGGG GGTGGAGAGCTGGTGGCTGTGCTGCGAGGAGCTAACGCTCCCATGCTTCAGAGGCTGATCGTGGAGGAGCTGGCCAAGGAGAAACTGGTTCTGGAGCAAGGAGGTGGACGCAAAGTG GTAAAAGATGACGCCCTGTTGGATGATGAGATAAAAGAAGAGGAGAAAACGCTTCAGCAGTCAGAAGTTGAGGACAGCCGTACTG TATCTGCCTGTGAGCCCTACACGGTTGCCATAATCAAACCAGATGCTGTTGCTCAAGGCAAGACAAACGAGATCCTCACGAAG ATCCAAGAAGCGGGGTTTGAGATTCTCGCGTGTGAGGAGCGAACGCTGACTGAGGCAGAAGCTCGAGACTTTTACCAACACAGAGCAGCGGAG ACTTGCTTTGAGGATCTGGTTCGGTTTATGGCCGGCGGCCCCTCTCGTATTCTGGTGCTTTCTCACACAGAGGGCTCGGCAAGCGTTATACCAGCGTGGCGTGAGTTCATCGGCCCGGCGGACATAGAGGAGGCCAGGAGAGAAAAGCCCGAAAG CTTGCGGGCACAATACGGCACACAGACTCTGTTCAACGCCGTGCACGGCAGCAAGGACAGCGACCAGGCCAGCAGGGAGCTCGCTTTCTTCTTCCCCAACTTTAGGACGACCTCGGCAGTGGAGCAGGATGGAGAGGAAGGGCGTGTGGAGAGGACGCTGGCTCTTATCCGGCCTGACGTTGCCATGGAGAACAGAG ACGAGATCCTGGCTCAGATCCAGAAGCTGGGCTTCACAGTGGCCCTCCAGAGAGAGGTGTTGCTGACAGAGGAACAAGTCAGACGGTTTTACCTCCAACATGTGGATGAAGACTACTTTCCTGCTCTACTGCGAAGCATGACCAG TGGGCCGGTGCTTGCTTTGGCGCTGGCCAGAGAAGGGGCTGTCCTTCACTGGAAGAACAGTCTTGGTCCTCCTGACCTCGATAAAGCTAAAGAGGAGAGTCCCGAGTG TCTCAGGGCCCAGTTTGCTGTGGATAACGAGCCCATAAACCAGCTTCACGGCAGCGCCAGTCCCGAAGAAGCAGAGCAGGAAATTAGCTTTTTCTTCCCTAAACAACAAACGCTGGCGGTAATTAAACCTGACGCAATGGATGAACACAGAG ATGTAATTTTGGAGGAGATTCGTGGGAGAGGCTTCACGGTGACGCGGCTGAAGGAGACGGTTCTgtcgagagaaatggctgaagagtTTTACAAAGAGCACAGAGAGAAGCCTTTCTTCAGCCAGCTGGTGGATTTCATGTGTCG GGGTCCCTGCATGATGCTTGTTCTGACCAAGGAAAATGCTGTCGAGGAGTGGAGAGCGTTGATGGGCCCAACTGATCCACAGAAAGCCAAGGAGACCTCCCCAGAGTCTCTGAGGGCTCGATTTGCTGCAGACGTCCTTCACAACTCAGTTCACGGTTCCTCCAGCGAGCAACATGCAGAAGAGAAGATCCGTTTTATTTTCGGAGACATCAGCACAGAAGCAGCGCTctccgccgacgaagagagcgacGTAACCATCTCAG CTGAAGAGCTTGGCAGTCCTGCATATCTCAACAAAGAAATGTCAAGATCTTCAGCTGCAGACATTCATAATGACTCGTCATCATGA
- the nme9 gene encoding thioredoxin domain-containing protein 6 isoform X2 encodes MAGKKKEAILQVSVTNQEQWTEMMATKGLTVVDVYQQWCGPCRAVVSLLRKIKNELSDDMLHFATADADSIDALERYRGKCEPTFLFYGGGELVAVLRGANAPMLQRLIVEELAKEKLVLEQGGGRKVVKDDALLDDEIKEEEKTLQQSEVEDSRTVSACEPYTVAIIKPDAVAQGKTNEILTKIQEAGFEILACEERTLTEAEARDFYQHRAAETCFEDLVRFMAGGPSRILVLSHTEGSASVIPAWREFIGPADIEEARREKPESLRAQYGTQTLFNAVHGSKDSDQASRELAFFFPNFRTTSAVEQDGEEGRVERTLALIRPDVAMENRDEILAQIQKLGFTVALQREVLLTEEQVRRFYLQHVDEDYFPALLRSMTSGPVLALALAREGAVLHWKNSLGPPDLDKAKEESPECLRAQFAVDNEPINQLHGSASPEEAEQEISFFFPKQQTLAVIKPDAMDEHRDVILEEIRGRGFTVTRLKETVLSREMAEEFYKEHREKPFFSQLVDFMCRGPCMMLVLTKENAVEEWRALMGPTDPQKAKETSPESLRARFAADVLHNSVHGSSSEQHAEEKIRFIFGDISTEAALSADEESDVTISAEELGSPAYLNKEMSRSSAADIHNDSSS; translated from the exons ATGGCAGGAAAGAAGAAAGAGGCGATCCTACAG GTATCAGTCACAAACCAAGAACAGTGGACAGAAATGATGGCTACTAAGGGCTTAACAG TTGTAGATGTTTACCAACAGTGGTGTGGCCCCTGTCGAGCTGTGGTCAGCCTCCTGCGGAAAATAAAGAACGAACTGAGTGATGACATGTTGCATTTTGCAACT GCTGATGCTGACAGCATTGATGCTCTGGAAAGGTATCGAGGAAAATGCGAGCCCACTTTCCTCTTCTACGGG GGTGGAGAGCTGGTGGCTGTGCTGCGAGGAGCTAACGCTCCCATGCTTCAGAGGCTGATCGTGGAGGAGCTGGCCAAGGAGAAACTGGTTCTGGAGCAAGGAGGTGGACGCAAAGTG GTAAAAGATGACGCCCTGTTGGATGATGAGATAAAAGAAGAGGAGAAAACGCTTCAGCAGTCAGAAGTTGAGGACAGCCGTACTG TATCTGCCTGTGAGCCCTACACGGTTGCCATAATCAAACCAGATGCTGTTGCTCAAGGCAAGACAAACGAGATCCTCACGAAG ATCCAAGAAGCGGGGTTTGAGATTCTCGCGTGTGAGGAGCGAACGCTGACTGAGGCAGAAGCTCGAGACTTTTACCAACACAGAGCAGCGGAG ACTTGCTTTGAGGATCTGGTTCGGTTTATGGCCGGCGGCCCCTCTCGTATTCTGGTGCTTTCTCACACAGAGGGCTCGGCAAGCGTTATACCAGCGTGGCGTGAGTTCATCGGCCCGGCGGACATAGAGGAGGCCAGGAGAGAAAAGCCCGAAAG CTTGCGGGCACAATACGGCACACAGACTCTGTTCAACGCCGTGCACGGCAGCAAGGACAGCGACCAGGCCAGCAGGGAGCTCGCTTTCTTCTTCCCCAACTTTAGGACGACCTCGGCAGTGGAGCAGGATGGAGAGGAAGGGCGTGTGGAGAGGACGCTGGCTCTTATCCGGCCTGACGTTGCCATGGAGAACAGAG ACGAGATCCTGGCTCAGATCCAGAAGCTGGGCTTCACAGTGGCCCTCCAGAGAGAGGTGTTGCTGACAGAGGAACAAGTCAGACGGTTTTACCTCCAACATGTGGATGAAGACTACTTTCCTGCTCTACTGCGAAGCATGACCAG TGGGCCGGTGCTTGCTTTGGCGCTGGCCAGAGAAGGGGCTGTCCTTCACTGGAAGAACAGTCTTGGTCCTCCTGACCTCGATAAAGCTAAAGAGGAGAGTCCCGAGTG TCTCAGGGCCCAGTTTGCTGTGGATAACGAGCCCATAAACCAGCTTCACGGCAGCGCCAGTCCCGAAGAAGCAGAGCAGGAAATTAGCTTTTTCTTCCCTAAACAACAAACGCTGGCGGTAATTAAACCTGACGCAATGGATGAACACAGAG ATGTAATTTTGGAGGAGATTCGTGGGAGAGGCTTCACGGTGACGCGGCTGAAGGAGACGGTTCTgtcgagagaaatggctgaagagtTTTACAAAGAGCACAGAGAGAAGCCTTTCTTCAGCCAGCTGGTGGATTTCATGTGTCG GGGTCCCTGCATGATGCTTGTTCTGACCAAGGAAAATGCTGTCGAGGAGTGGAGAGCGTTGATGGGCCCAACTGATCCACAGAAAGCCAAGGAGACCTCCCCAGAGTCTCTGAGGGCTCGATTTGCTGCAGACGTCCTTCACAACTCAGTTCACGGTTCCTCCAGCGAGCAACATGCAGAAGAGAAGATCCGTTTTATTTTCGGAGACATCAGCACAGAAGCAGCGCTctccgccgacgaagagagcgacGTAACCATCTCAG CTGAAGAGCTTGGCAGTCCTGCATATCTCAACAAAGAAATGTCAAGATCTTCAGCTGCAGACATTCATAATGACTCGTCATCATGA